A segment of the Bactrocera neohumeralis isolate Rockhampton chromosome 3, APGP_CSIRO_Bneo_wtdbg2-racon-allhic-juicebox.fasta_v2, whole genome shotgun sequence genome:
gcttataattaagcattaaaaaattataatcaaaaaattaaaagaaaaatttacaaaattaaggaaaaaagtttataaaaaaaattgtagaaaatttaatataaattttctataaacaaattaaaaatattttttaagtaaaaaattaaaaataaaataaagaagttaaaaaattaaagaaaaaataataaaatatgaaaacaaaatttcacgaacatttacaaaaatactCTTCTTTGtaaagattttataaattaaaaaaatgtacaaaatttaatacaaatttcaattcaataaataaattaaaaaaaaattaattaaaaaaaataaaaagtgtaaatattaaaaaatgaaatttaaattataattaagaattaaaaaaaattcaaaattgatgaaaaatatttataaaatatcaaattaaaaaaagaatacaaagcttaatacaaatttttaataaataaatatttttttttaattaaaaaaaaacaaaaatgaataaaaaaaagtttaaaaaattaaaaacaaaataatacaaaattaaacgtaaatttacaaaattggcgaaaaaggtttataaaataaaaaattaagaaaatttaatacatataaataaattagattttttataattacaaaaaaaactaaaaaataaataaagaagtttaaaaattaaaaaaaaataataataaaaattacaaaaaagtgtttacaaaatttatccaACATCTccattatataaaatgaaaaaagaaccTAAATGAGTTTAAAAAGATATCAACCCCTATGAATcgttgttttgtaaaaaaaatttagaaaaaagaaatatgtaaatacacatacatacatatgtacatatgtatgtagtacatatgtatgtaaacaattCTTTCGTTCAAATTGTTGTTTCGACTTTAATTTACTTCCCACAAAAATATGTGGGACCTTGTTTTTAATGGCCTTAAGAACCTTTacgtaaattttgaaaaaaaaaatcgcaggGTGACCTAATCGAAACTATATGGGGGATTACAATTATCCATCTTcgaaaaattcttcttctttactggcgtagacaccgcttacgcaattatagccgagttataaacagcgcgccagtcattccTTCTTTTCACAgcgtggcgctaattggagattccaggCGAAGCTAAGTTTTCTCCACcgggtctttccaacggagtggagatcttcctttCCTCTGCTtgccccggcgggtactgcgtcgaaaactttcagagctggagtcttTTTATCCAATCGGACCACATGACCTatccagcgcagccgctgtctcttaattcgctgaactacatatgtcaatgccgtcgtatatctcatatacatagctcatcgttccatcgaatgcaatattcaccgtggccaacgctCAAAGGTTCATAAATCTTGAAAATCAGATGTCATctgcctctgcgccatatagcaggacgggaatgatgactgacttatagagttttgttttagtttgcccagagagaactttacttctcaattgcttacttaatccgaagtagcacctgttggcaagaattattctccattggatttcgaggctgacgttgttgttggtgttgatgctggttcataggcgaaattatttacaacttcgaagttatgactgtcaactgggtcgtgggtgcctagtcgcgagtgcgacgcctgtttgtttgatgacagaagatatttcgtcttgccttcgttcaccgCCAGACccctttgctttgcttccttatctagtctggagaaagcaaaactaacgacgcgggtgttgaggccaatgatatcaatatcatctggtcggttgtttattttttatttgccacactgataaggttgaTCTTCGAAAGCCCTGGCTATTAATTTAGTTTAGTAAAAAGCCTAGACTTTTATCAAATACTATTAATAAAACAGTTTTATTAcctaaacaacaaatacacttaAACTGCTAAGCAATAAGaattaacaacaacagtaaaaaattaaataatacaagaataaatagaataaaatgcATAATACTTATTAAATCTTTTAGCACTTGGAGCTGCTCAATTGAGAATCTACGTGCTgattattattcgaaaaaacTTGTAATCTTCTTATAAAGTGCCTTAAGCGGCCCGATCGAAGTGAGCACTAACGACACAAGGGTCACCACTTGCAATACTCTTATGAAGGACCATAGTATGCTGGAATGGAAGAACTCGTAGCCGTAGAATTGCGCAAGTAGTGCCGTTAGAAACGTGCCAAAGCCAACTAAATTGTGAAAGCCCTTATTAAATAACGGACTTAGTATGCGTCGTAGATTGTTCGAAAAGAGAGCACTCAAGCCTGATAGCATGCTGACGAGGCAGAGTATAAATGCAGCAAAACCTATTGGAAGACAAAAATTGGGAAAATTGATAGCTGATgtttaatatgcatatatacaagtatattggtagtcgaaaaattcttttcgtatttcgaatcaaaattcaacttgtgactggagatatacgactgcaacattcattgacaaaatatgaaaggactttttcgactacaatTTTACTATTAGCTTACCTAAACGATTATGAACTTGATCCATCTTGAATTTCACTATGACAATCATAACAAGACAGCCGGCCACGCCACAGCCACCGCCGAGTGTCAGCAGCACCCAATGTATGGTAGTTTTAGCTTTGCGTTTAAAACCATTCGTCAGCGGATTGATGCTATAATGACACATAATACCCTCGGCCATTAGTAGGGAAAACtgcagatattaaaaaaaatcacttgaGGTTTTCAGAGATTtactttttatgtttaaaattcGTTTACCCCGATGGTCACTAAAAAAGCATGCAATTGCATGGTATCCATGTCCTGGTAAATACATATCCAAAACATATATATCGTCACGAATCCAATGCAAGCTTGGTTAACCACCCAAATAAGGATTTCTACTCTTTCCAAAATTCTCGCCCACAGTGGACTTTCTTGAGAATCTTTTGCACCCATTTTCCACTAAGAAATTACTAAATTACTTTGGTTTGCTAAAACTCAACGTCTTCGtgcacttaaaaattatttcagctgAAAATTCAATTGCTTTGCAAGGACTCTAGTACCGCGACTCCGTATAGTGACTGATGCGACAGAAAGCAAATTAACTTCTCACCTTCAATGCAAAAATTatggcttttaaataatatattatagtgTTGTCTGCCCACGTACGTGATTAATTGTAGTCTTAGATTAAATAACGTTAGATATTAAatagcatataaatatttatatatttgtatatgcatttatatatatatatgtatatatatatatatatatatatatattaattattgctGTTGCCATTGGTAAGTAGCTCTACTTATCAAGGATTTCTaagataaaattttacacaatgtATGCCTTCGAATGTTTGCAGTGTCCACagacaaatgtacatatgcaagtaggtatatacttgtacatataaatgcacgtactaattaaataaatgttaataattttgtGAACGTTATCGAGAAGTTCGTGAAAATCGCattaaactattaaataaattaccaAATGAATCCCCAATTAATGTGTCGAAAGAGCGGTCATATTCATGTTTGAACACACGTAAATGATACGAGTCTGCATTCTTccgattttttataattaatttgtaaatatttctcaCGTTTAAAAACGTTTAAAGATAACAAAGTTATTATGATTTATATGACAAAAGAAAGCTTTAGATTTGTGGAGTTGGAAAACGAAATGAGAAAGCAATTTTGCGGTAGGCcaagtgcaaaaaatatttctgaacaAAGCAGGTGTACAATTGCTATAGAGAGCTAGAATGTGGGAtctttgtttttgcactttttgagcgaagcgatgtgatccctatttggaaacattgaTTCTAGGGCCTTTAACCTGCGTCTGCAGAAtgctgtgcagtcaattagTAAATGTTCTGGTGGTTCAGGCTCTCTGTCACACAACCGGCAATTTAtgcaagaagctaggcccatgttagGTAAGTGCTTCTTCAGCTTGCAGTCAATGTAAAATGCGACCAGTAGTCTGAGTTTATCCCTAGACATGTTGATTgcatatttaaacctgctgagATTATAACCCCCCATTAGCAATTTGACATGCCGCATGCCCTCTAGTTGTTGGCAATACCTCTCTTTGCCTACTCGTCCTTCCTTGCGAAATTGTTTCTCTATGGTATGGGGACCCATCCCAGTGAAGGGTTCAGGTCCTACCTACAACAGTGATTGATTGACCTACAACATTGTCATATAACTGTTTTCTATAGGACATGTAGTTTCGCCGGAAATCGAGAAAACCCGTTTTTAACCATTAAAATGCAATCAAGCATCTCCTTTCCATCATCCTTTTAACGTTGGTTTTCATTccattctaatttttattgtaatcctatcacctaaaactaagcgtgttagatatagtgttatatacatatacatatgtatgtataaatgatcaggatgaccagaaaagtttaaatccggttgactgtctgtctgtaagtccgtgcaagctgtaacttgagtaaaaatttaaatatcttgatgaaacttggtatgcgtgttccttagtacaaaacaaagtacgtagatgggcgtaaacggaccactgccatgcccacaaagtgccattaaccgaaaacctataaattgccttaactaagcattaaattaagatacaGAACTGCGCACAGGGGCTCGCAGTAACAAGAGGCGCCTGTgggataaaaattttaaaaagtgggcgtggcaccgtcctctaataagtttaatatgcATATCTCtcaaaccactaaagctacagcAACCAAATTTACGCAgttcaaatattataagaattccATCGACCGAACACGTATACGTACCGAACACGTGAATGCCAGTATCGACAGTTGtctttgaccgaaaatatcggtcaatgtgtgagatatataattgaaattccgGGATAATACTTCTCTGACAATGATACATCTGCATGTATCATATGGGTTGAATCGAGctaatacttccctgagcccccatatacctaatgtaaAGACTTTCGAACTTCCGTGTGACTTTATACTTGATATATCGTCCAATATTTGAGACATCTCAATGAAAAATACAGAacaagttttactcataacagtgtatttttgtgcCTTTAATAAGGTAGGTCAAATTAGGGGAAAACATGTCTTATTCCCcgtataactaatatcagtattttcgaacatccggttaACTTTACTCCACCTGAGATTGTATGTGAGATAACTTGATGACACCCAAGTATGTGGCACGATAATAGTTAATGGTTAGataaatcgggtcgatactaccccaactcccatatactacatacaatgattttcgtttttctaacaaaccttgtGCCTAATACGTCGATCCTCTGGTTCACGATTTACACATTACGGCATTTGACTGGCTTTGGTCCtgacaagttgcaagagtataaaacgttccgtttcacccgaacttagctcttccttactcgtttttgttttgaaaaattatctaCTATCTACTGTATATTTGTGAATATCAAGAGTTTGAACTTGAAAAGAAGAATGGTTGACTTTGATTGTATCCGAGGCGCATCTGGTGCAAAAGGGGCTGGGCAATGAAAATCACACCAAGCCCAGAGATAAGTTGAACCAAAGCAGAAATCAGACgatacaacaacaccaacaacataaGTTGAACAATCTATTAAAATGACGTAGCGTTAGTAAATTTTGACCATGGTTGAGAGGAATTTTGACGGAAGTTACGATAACAGTATGGTTATCTAAATAGTACGAgactttatatttgaaatgAATCAACTTTCAGCTGCTTTATTCTATTGTTTTTtcctagtatatacatatagtatgtatatgatcTACATATCTTATCATGTGCTGACTATCTAATTGACACTCGTACCACGTAGTTGATATGTAATAACATGAGAATTAacagttaactttttttcatttcagcgTCAGTGTCGTTTCAACAGTTGCGAAATCGAAACATTCCGT
Coding sequences within it:
- the LOC126753941 gene encoding uncharacterized protein LOC126753941 produces the protein MGAKDSQESPLWARILERVEILIWVVNQACIGFVTIYMFWICIYQDMDTMQLHAFLVTIGFSLLMAEGIMCHYSINPLTNGFKRKAKTTIHWVLLTLGGGCGVAGCLVMIVIVKFKMDQVHNRLGFAAFILCLVSMLSGLSALFSNNLRRILSPLFNKGFHNLVGFGTFLTALLAQFYGYEFFHSSILWSFIRVLQVVTLVSLVLTSIGPLKALYKKITSFFE